The following DNA comes from Halobacillus litoralis.
CAAATGGAGGGCTTGTATGGAATCCCAGCAGATCAAGGAACCTGGCAGAAAATATCGCACCCTTCAATGCCTCTCCGACAATATGGGGGGCTAGGAATATTCCCTGGTACATTTCTTGAAGACTATTCAGACTTGCACCGGTTTCTTTCCCTAACCCCGGGGCAGTCAAGCGGTAACTGCACTGTTCGATCAAACTTTCTCTCCCGGCTATGTATCCCCCGATGCGGGTAATTCCTCCTCCCGGGTTTTTAATTAAAGATCCCGCAATCAAATCTGCTCCTACCTCCAAAGGTTCCTTCGTTTCTACAAATTCGCCATAACAGTTGTCGACAAATACGATGACATCCTTCTTCAGACTACGGACATACTTAATGATGGACGCTATTCGTTCTATATTGAATGATGGTCTGTCATCATAGCCTTTTGAACGCTGGATCGCCACTACCTTTGTCTCACTCTTTACCGATTCACTTATCTTTGCTTCATCGAAGGACCCTTCCGCGGTTAATGGGACAGATTGATAAGTCACTCCAAAATCCTTCAACGAACCTTTGTCCTTAGTCCCGGATGTCCCTATAACTTCTTCAAGTGTGTCATACGGTTCCCCGGAGATGTACAAGAGCTCATCCCCTGGCCGCAGCACTCCGAATAACGCCGTAGTTATTGCGTGTGTCCCTGAAATCAATTGAGGGCGTACCAGAGCATCCTCCGCATCAAAAATCTCCGCATAGAGAGCCTCTAATGTGTCTCGTCCGAAATCATCATAGCCGTACCCTGTGGTCGGATTGAAATGGGAGTCACTGACTCGTAATTTTTGAAAGGCATGTAAGACTTTTTCTTGATTGGATTCGACGATTTTATTCACTTTGGCATGTTGCGCCACTATTTGTTGTTCAGTATTCAACTTAATTTCTTTCAAGTCCATGTTGTTCTCTTCCTAACATTATAATATCTGATGTTTCAGAGGGTGGGCTGGATGGATGAAACCATGTAGCGCATATCCTTCTTTCTCTTCATAAAAATGCATGGAGGTAACCATACTGTATGATTTGAATTGCTGCAGTCTTTTCCCTTCTGAAGCATGTACAAACACATCGTATTCATGCCATTCTTCTTTGAGGACTTCTTCGATTTTATTCAATACCCGCTTTAAATCAATCGGGTCATGCACACTGACGGTCAAAGAAGGGTAGGCATCAGGAATGAAATCCTCCGTGAGTAAATCTTTCTTATTATACACAGTCAGAACGGGTAAATGATCGGCACCCAAATCCTCCAGCAGCTTCAATACCGTTTTCTCCTGTTGAAGGTGGTCCGAGTGGGCAGCATCCACCATATGCAGGACGAAATCAGCTTCTGTCACCTCTTCCAAAGTCGAACGAAAGGCAGCGACCAATGTTGTCGGTAGATCTTGAATGAAGCCAACTGTATCTGAAACTAACGCTTGGAACCCTGATGGGAGACTCACTTGTCTAGTTAAAGGATCGAGAGTGGCGAACAGCAGATCTTCCTCAAAAGACTGGCTTTCAGTTACGCGATTGAAAAATGTTGATTTTCCGGCATTCGTATAGCCGACAATCGCTATTTGAAAAGCGCGGTTGTCTTTGCGGCGCTTACGGTATTGCTGCCGTTGTTTAACGACAGTATCCAGCCGCTTCTTAATGTCATCAATCCGGCGGCGGATGTGACGGCGGTCACTTTCCAGCTTTGTTTCACCAGGACCCCGCGTCCCTATTCCTCCACCAAGGCGTGACATCTCTGTCCCTTGACCAGCCAGGCGTGGGAGCAAATATTGTAACTGAGCAAGTTCGACCTGCAATTTTCCCTCTTTTGTCCGGGCTCGAGAAGCAAAAATATCCAAAATCAACTGGCTGCGGTCAATGACTCTGCGTCCAACCTTTTCAGAAATATTCCGAAGTTGGCCTGGTGAAAGCTCGTCATTGAAAATAACGAGCTCCGCGCCCGAGTCATCCGCTTCCTGTTTGATTTCTTCTAATTTCCCTTCGCCCAGATATGTAGCCGGGTGAACCCGCTCTCGCTTTTGTGTGATGATCTTAGCGACTTCACCATCAGCTGTTTCAGTCAAAGATTGAAGTTCTTTCAAGGAGGACTGAAAGCGGTCCTCCAATTCTTCAGGATCTTTTCTTGCAACTAACACGACTAATTCTTTTTCACTCATCCTTACACCTACTTTTCTACATCTTCACCCCACCCATCATAACAAAAAAGCAACAGAAAAGAATCATATCGCTCACTAGTGGATGTAGGTATGTTTAGTCTGCACATTGAAATCTTCTGACTGCAGTGTCATCAAGGTTGTTTTCTTGGGATTTGGACTACCGATCACACGCCATGCATGCTTTCGTATAGCTTCTTCAATAAGGTTTCTTACATACCTCGCATTGGAAAAATTCTCACGTTTCTCCCAGCATACAGACTGTAAATGCTGATGTAATTTTCTTTTTGCTTCTTTTGTTAAACAATATTCCCTTTCCTCGATCATCCCAAAAGCGATAGCCGAAAGTTCTTCGGGATTGTAATTGGAAAAAGAAAGCTGAATCGGGAACCTTGAAGCTAAGCCGGGATTGATCGTCAAAAAATCATCCATTTCATCAGGGTATCCTGCCAGGATGATGATCAATTCATCATGGTGGTCTTCCATACATTTCACCAGCGTATCAATAGCTTCTTTACCGAAGTCCTTCTCTCCGCCGCGGGCAAGCGAGTAAGCTTCATCTATGAAAAGTACCCCACCGAGAGCTTTACGAATCAATTCTTTCGTTTTTTGAGCGGTGTGACCGATATACTCACCGACTAAATCACTCCGGTCAGCTTCAATAAAATGCCCCTTTTCCAGAACATCGATTTCTTGAAACAATGCAGCTACCATCCGGGCTACTGTCGTTTTTCCTGTGCCCGGGTTCCCTTTGAAAACCATGTGTAACACCTGGGGGTTGGCTTTCAGACCGGCATCTTTCCTTTTTTGAGTAATTAAAACCTGCGCATAGATTTCTTTCATGCGCTTTTTTAAATCCTGCATACCTATAATAGTAGAAAAAAATTCATCAATTCTACGAAAAGGGGTTGCCGGCTGTTCCCGCACGTCCTTCCTCGGATCAGGGACAGCTCTATCTTTTGTATCATTCAAGACGATATTGATCGCGCCAGGCTTCGCTGCTTTTGCTTGCGGATGCACATCGATCCCTCCTCATTCTCCTTCATCATACGTTGAAGGAAGAGATACTGTGACAAATGCCCACCTTTAAAACACATCAAAATGGGAGCCCCGGAAAGGACTCCCACATTGTTCTCGTTTGCAGCGATTAACCGCTATTCTTTATCCAACGACACATTCTTCATTGGTGCGAATGTCGAAATGGCGTGTTTAAATATCAACTGTTGCTTACCATCAGTTTCAAGGAGCACAGTGAAGTTGTCAAATGCTTTGATGACGCCTCTCAATTGGAAACCATTAAGCAGAAAGACAGTCACCTGCATACGTTCTTTTCTTAATTGATTCAAATAATTGTCTTGGATATTAACCGATTGGGCCATGGATCTTCCTCCTCTTTTCTATCTGTAATAATACGTTTCTACGTTTTAGCCTATCTTTCCTGCTAAATCGTCTAAAATAGTTTCAAATTTATCATTGTAATTGTTCTCATCGATTTCATACCATTGAATCTCCATTTTATTTTTAAAGTACGTGTATTGACGCTTTGCGTACCGTCTTGAATTTCGTTTCAACAGCTCAATGGAACGAGCAAGGCTATACTCTCCTCGAAAATAAGGGATCAATTCTTTGTAACCGATCGCTTTCATGGATTGCGCTTCAGTCAAACCTTGCTTGTAGAGTCGTTGAACCTCTTCCACTAATCCTTCTTCGACCATTTGATCGACTCTCCGGTTGATACGACGATATAACAGTTCTCTATCCATCTCCAAACCGATCATAACCGGTCGGAAAGGGGATTCTCCAGCTTGTTCTTCGTGAAACTCACTCATAACCCTGCCTGTAGTTTCATAAAGTTCCAGGGCACGTATCAAACGCCGCTCATTGTTAGGGTGAATTCGAACTGCCTGTTGTGGATCGACTGCATGAAGACGTTCGAACATATACTCTTTGCCCTTTTCTTCGAGTTCCTTTTCCAGGCGCTTGATAACCTCTGTATCTTTTTTCTCGTCTGAAAAATTGAAGTCTTCCAAAGTTGCCTGTATGTATAAACCTGTCCCCCCGACGAGAACGGGAACCTTCCCACGTTCATAGACGTCGTTAATCAATTCCTGGACATCCGCCTGAAATTCAGCCACAGAAAAACTTTCATCTGGATCTTTGATATCGATCATATGGTGCGGTATACCACACATCTCTTCTTCAGTGATTTTAGCCGTCCCGATATCCATCGTCCTGTAAATCTGCATGGAATCACCGCTGATCACCTCACCATCAAAGCGCTCAGCGATTTTGACCCCTAATTTCGATTTACCGACAGCTGTCGGTCCAACCACCGAAATGACTAAAGGTTTCATATTTCCACCTCCTACTCTTTTGCTGATACCTATTATACATGAATGGCTCTACAAGCATACCTCAAGACGTAAACTAACGGAAATCGTTACCTTTACTAACGATTTCCGTTAGTAAAAATCAAAATATTCGTTAGTCATGGTATCGCATTTCGTTAGTCTGTGTTATAGTATAGAAAAGGAGGCGTCTTAAGTGGTTCATGAAAGAATTCGTTCGCTTAGAAAAGAGAGACGTTTTACACAATCGATGTTAGCTGAAAAAGTCGGTGTCTCGGCACAAGTCGTATCGAACTGGGAGCGTAATTATACATCTCCAGATCTGGAGGATTTGACAAAAATCGCCCACTCTCTTCATACCACTGCAGATTATCTTCTCGGTTTAAGTGATGAATTTGAAGATGAAATGCGCGAAATCAAGCAGCTCCTGGAAACAAAGGGTTACAACAAACCAGTCTTTTTCGATAAAAAAGCATGGTTCGGCATTCAACCTGATGAAATTAAGCAGATTGATAATTATTTCCGTTTCTTACTCCAACAAAAAGATATTTCCTGACTCCCCTACTCTAATAAGTGGATAAAATAAAAGGTAATCATAAAAATATTATGTAAACATAAAAACAAAAAGAGGCTCCGCTGAGGGAGCCTACTGAAGAACTGCAACTTTCTAAGTTATGCATCGAAATAAAGAAGCCGCGTTGGATGATTTTATCATCCAACGCGGCTTCTTTATTTCGGAGTCAATCGTACTCTTACTTCTCCATGAGCTTTAGCGTTCGCTTTGACATTGACGGTGAATATCGCCACCATCCCTTTTACACTTAGAGGGCCACATTGATTCCACGATGCTTGTTCGGTGGTTGCGCCAGCGGGAACAGCGCGAGCCGGAAGACCCACTTGGTCAAGAAATCTTCTTGACCAGGTTAACTGAGGCTGTGCCCGCGACAAGCCTCCACCGCCAAGCGATTCGTGTGAAGCAACAATAAAATTTGACAGGTCCTCTAGAGATGAAAAGGGTTTCACATTACTCGCTTGAACATTTTTTCCATTTCATACTCGGAAAAGAAAACGATGATCGGGCGGCCATGCGGGCAGGTGAAAGGATCCGTCGATTTTCTTAAATCCTCCAACAACTGAAACATATCTGATTGATTAAGATAATGGTTCGCTTTTATGGAGCGTTTGCATGACATGAGTATCGCCGCTTCTTCTCTCAGCTTGAGAATATCGATGCGATCCTCATTCATCAATTGCTGGATCATCTCATCGATCACTTCCTGCTCAAAACCTTTCGGAAACCATTGCGGATGGCTCCTGATGATGTAACTGGTTTCACCGAAAGTTTCAAAAAAGAGCCCCGCTTTTTCTAAATCTTCTCTGAATTCTTCAATCCGTAAACTTTCTTGTTTAGAGAAATCAAACGTCATAGGTACAAGAAGCTCTTGTACTTCATGATCGACTTCTGTCAATTTATCACGGAAGAACTCATATTTGATCCTCTCTTGCGCAGCATGCTGATCAACGATATACAATCCATCTTCGTTTTGAGCCATGATATAAGTACCGTGAAGCTGTCCGATAGGATACATGGCCGGGACCCGGTATTCTCCTTTTTCAGGAGCACTCACTTTTTCATGGGACCCGGAATCCTCTTCCGGCTGATCGATTCCAGTTTCATAGGCAGCCATTTCTTTTACAAGTTCATCTTGTTCTTCATTAAAAGAATTACGCTGAGGTGGTTCTTCCTGATGGCTTTCGAACAGATGATCAGTTGCTGCCTCCCTCTGCCGGTGAGCCTCTTCTTTACGAGTTTCGTATAAATCAAAAGAACCCTGGTGAGATTTTTCTTTTTTCGGTTTGGCTTTTGTCTCCTGGACATCCGGGATGAGTGTTTGTTTACGAAAAGCCTGTCTGATCGTATCTTCGATCAACTCGAACAATTCCTTTTCCTTACTGAACCTTACTTCTAACTTAGATGGATGAACGTTCACATCAACAAGAATGGGGTCCATATCGATATTCAAAACGACAACCGGACTTTTCCCAATAGGCAAGAGGGTATGATACCCACCGAGGATTGCTTTATTTAATGGGATACTGCGGATAAAACGTCCGTTTATGACTGTAGACATGTATTGACGGGAGGCTCTGTAGACTTCTGGTTTAGCAATATAACCCTTCACTTTGAAATCTGCCGTTTCCGCTTCCACGGGAACCATTTTTTTTGCGACATTCATGCCATATATATTCGCAACGACTTGAAGAAGCTCCCCGCGTCCATTTGTTTTGAATATTTGTTTTTCGTTATGAGTGCAGGTGAACTGGATTTCCGGATTAGCCAGCGCCATCCGGTTAAGAACATCAGTAATGTGGCCCAGTTCTGTATGGATGGTTTTCATATACTTCAATCGAGCCGGAGTATTGAAGAAAAGTTCTTCTACGGTAATATCCGTCCCTTGTCGCGCATCACTTTTTCCTTGCTGAAGGAGTGTCCCTCCTTCAAATTCCAGCTTTGTTCCTGCCTGGTCGCCGGTCGATGTTTGGACGCTCAGCCGGCTGACTGCTGCGATACTGGCAAGAGCTTCTCCCCGAAAACCTAGTGTACGCACATGGAACAGATCATTCTCATCCATGATCTTACTTGTGGCGTGTCGATGAAATGCACGTTCTACATCTTCTTTTTCCATCCCTGCACCATTGTCTATAATCCGGATACGCTGTAAACCAGCTTCCATCAAATCGACTTTCACCCATGTCGCCCCTGCATCAACACTGTTTTCTACCAGCTCTTTCACGACAGAGGCAGGGCGTTCGACGACTTCTCCAGCAGCTATTTTATTGGCTAAATGGTCAGGCATCAGTCGGATACGCGCCATCTCTGTTCCCCCTTTAAGACTTGATACGTTTTTGCAAACGGTATAACTCGTTCATTGCATCCATCGGAGTCATTTCCATTAGATCCAATGATTTCAATTGCTTTTCAATGGATGATGGATTCGCTTTTTTCTCAGCAGGCTTCTCTTTTTGCTCTTCTATGAAAAGACTCAGCTGTTCATCTGTTTCACTTGTTGCTGCTGCTTCATCTCCAGCAGAGGTGTTTTCCAACTGATGCAGCAGCTGGGAGGCACGATCAATCAACACTTCTGGCAGCTCGGCAAGCTTAGCCACGTGAATACCATAACTTTCATCAGCGGGACCTTCTGTGATTTGGTGAAGGAATACGACATTCCCTTCATATTCTTCTGCACGGACATGGACATTCTTCAATCGCTCTAACTGTTCATCAAGCGTTGTAAGCTCATGATAGTGGGTGGAAAATAATGTTTTAGCTTTGATTTTCCCATGTATATATTCAACGATCGCTTGAGCCAAAGCCATACCATCGTATGTGCTTGTGCCCCGACCGATTTCATCGAGTAGTATCATACTATTTTCTGTCGCATTACTTAGCGCGTGATTGGCTTCAAGCATTTCCACCATAAACGTACTATGTCCTGAAACAAGATCATCTGCCGCTCCGATCCTGGTGAAAATCTGATCGAAAATCGGCAGGGAAGCTGATTCACATGGAACGAAACATCCCATCTGCCCTAAAATCGCCGTCAAAGCCAGTTGCCGCATATAAGTACTTTTCCCAGACATATTAGGGCCAGTAATAAGCAGAACATCCGTTTCCTCATCCATATAAATATCGTTAGGGACAAAAGTTCCGTCCTGCATAACTTTTTCTACTACTGGGTGGCGGCCTTGTTTGATATCAACAATCCGTTCTTCTCCATATGAAGGGCGGACATATTGATTGGCCTCTGCTACTTGAGCGAAACTTTGCAGGACGTCTACGCGACTGATTTGATCAGCAAGATTTTGAAGTTCCTGGACAAATGCCTTCACCTTTTCTCTAATTTCCAGGAAAAGTTCATATTCCAATTCTACACTTTTATCTTGAGCTTCTAAGATCATCGTTTCTTTTTCTTTCAGCTCAGGAGTAATAAAGCGCTCCGCATTTGTCAACGTCTGCTTGCGTTCATACATTCCTTCGGGCAAATGACGCAAGTTCGCTTTCGTCACTTCAATATAATAACCGAACACCCGATTGTAGCCGATTTTCAATGATTTGATACCTGTCGCTTCTCTCTCATTTTGTTCTAACTGAGCGATCCATTGCTTTCCATTTTTCGATGCATCCCGATACTCATCTAATTGTGTATGATATCCATCACGGATTAAATCCCCTTCTTTGATCGTAATCGGAGGATCTTCGCTGATGCTTTCTTCCAACAAGTCTTTCAAATCTTCAAGCGGGTTGACAGTTTCATAAAGTTCACGAATCGAAGGGTGGTCAAATTGAGATAGAGTATTCAGTATCCCGGGAATTCTGTTAAGGGAGTTCCGTAACTGAACAAGATCTCTTGCATTGACATTGCCATATGCAACACGCCCGGCCAACCGTTCTAAATCATAGACAGAAGTCAATTCTTCCCGAAGCGTTTCCCTTTCGAAAAATTGTGCAAGGAAACCTTCCACCTGATCATGCCGCTCTGAAATTGCATCCTGTGATAACAAGGGGCGCTCCATCCATTTTTTCAACATTCTGGCACCCATCGACGTAATGGTCTTGTCTACTACAGAAAGCAGACTCCCCGCTTTGCCTTGTTTCCTTAAAGTTTCCAGCAACTCCAGGTTTCGCTTAGAGTACATATCCAATGTCATATATTCCTTCAGTTCGATGACGCTGACAGGTTGCAGGTGACCCAAGGTTCTTTTCTGGGTATGCTGGATATAGTTGAGCAGCCTTCCGAAGCCTACAAGGAGCTTATCCTGATGAAGCTCTTTGACAAGTGAGTGAAATTCGGTTTGAATTTCAGTTTCGTCTTGATAGGAGACGGTATAGCCTAAACGGTCTGCCAGCATTTCCTTTTGGCTGTCTTGAAAATCTGAAGCTACGACGACTTCCTTTACGGGACGGCTGTACAATTCACTCAATGCTGCGTCAAAACCGCCAGGAATGAGTGCAACACTATTTTCTCCTGTTGTCAGGTCATTGTAGCTTACCGTATATGAACCATCAGGAAAAGCACTTAAAGAGGCTAAGTAATTGTTCTCTTTTTCGTTCAGCATACTT
Coding sequences within:
- a CDS encoding aminotransferase class I/II-fold pyridoxal phosphate-dependent enzyme, coding for MDLKEIKLNTEQQIVAQHAKVNKIVESNQEKVLHAFQKLRVSDSHFNPTTGYGYDDFGRDTLEALYAEIFDAEDALVRPQLISGTHAITTALFGVLRPGDELLYISGEPYDTLEEVIGTSGTKDKGSLKDFGVTYQSVPLTAEGSFDEAKISESVKSETKVVAIQRSKGYDDRPSFNIERIASIIKYVRSLKKDVIVFVDNCYGEFVETKEPLEVGADLIAGSLIKNPGGGITRIGGYIAGRESLIEQCSYRLTAPGLGKETGASLNSLQEMYQGIFLAPHIVGEALKGAIFSARFLDLLGFHTSPPFDAERTDLIQSVNFETAEQMIRFCQTIQQASPINSHVKPQPSAMPGYEDEVIMAAGTFIQGASLELTADGPIRPPYTAFIQGGLTYAHVKIAVVNAAGQLIEEGMVKLD
- a CDS encoding helix-turn-helix domain-containing protein; translation: MVHERIRSLRKERRFTQSMLAEKVGVSAQVVSNWERNYTSPDLEDLTKIAHSLHTTADYLLGLSDEFEDEMREIKQLLETKGYNKPVFFDKKAWFGIQPDEIKQIDNYFRFLLQQKDIS
- the hfq gene encoding RNA chaperone Hfq; this translates as MAQSVNIQDNYLNQLRKERMQVTVFLLNGFQLRGVIKAFDNFTVLLETDGKQQLIFKHAISTFAPMKNVSLDKE
- the mutS gene encoding DNA mismatch repair protein MutS, with translation MAQYTPMMQQYLKIKAEQKDAFLFFRLGDFYELFFDDALKASQELEITLTSRDGGSNDRIPMCGVPYHSAENYIRQLIEKGFKVAICEQVEDPKTAKGVVRREVVQLITPGTVMEGSMLNEKENNYLASLSAFPDGSYTVSYNDLTTGENSVALIPGGFDAALSELYSRPVKEVVVASDFQDSQKEMLADRLGYTVSYQDETEIQTEFHSLVKELHQDKLLVGFGRLLNYIQHTQKRTLGHLQPVSVIELKEYMTLDMYSKRNLELLETLRKQGKAGSLLSVVDKTITSMGARMLKKWMERPLLSQDAISERHDQVEGFLAQFFERETLREELTSVYDLERLAGRVAYGNVNARDLVQLRNSLNRIPGILNTLSQFDHPSIRELYETVNPLEDLKDLLEESISEDPPITIKEGDLIRDGYHTQLDEYRDASKNGKQWIAQLEQNEREATGIKSLKIGYNRVFGYYIEVTKANLRHLPEGMYERKQTLTNAERFITPELKEKETMILEAQDKSVELEYELFLEIREKVKAFVQELQNLADQISRVDVLQSFAQVAEANQYVRPSYGEERIVDIKQGRHPVVEKVMQDGTFVPNDIYMDEETDVLLITGPNMSGKSTYMRQLALTAILGQMGCFVPCESASLPIFDQIFTRIGAADDLVSGHSTFMVEMLEANHALSNATENSMILLDEIGRGTSTYDGMALAQAIVEYIHGKIKAKTLFSTHYHELTTLDEQLERLKNVHVRAEEYEGNVVFLHQITEGPADESYGIHVAKLAELPEVLIDRASQLLHQLENTSAGDEAAATSETDEQLSLFIEEQKEKPAEKKANPSSIEKQLKSLDLMEMTPMDAMNELYRLQKRIKS
- a CDS encoding AAA family ATPase, coding for MHPQAKAAKPGAINIVLNDTKDRAVPDPRKDVREQPATPFRRIDEFFSTIIGMQDLKKRMKEIYAQVLITQKRKDAGLKANPQVLHMVFKGNPGTGKTTVARMVAALFQEIDVLEKGHFIEADRSDLVGEYIGHTAQKTKELIRKALGGVLFIDEAYSLARGGEKDFGKEAIDTLVKCMEDHHDELIIILAGYPDEMDDFLTINPGLASRFPIQLSFSNYNPEELSAIAFGMIEEREYCLTKEAKRKLHQHLQSVCWEKRENFSNARYVRNLIEEAIRKHAWRVIGSPNPKKTTLMTLQSEDFNVQTKHTYIH
- the miaA gene encoding tRNA (adenosine(37)-N6)-dimethylallyltransferase MiaA, coding for MKPLVISVVGPTAVGKSKLGVKIAERFDGEVISGDSMQIYRTMDIGTAKITEEEMCGIPHHMIDIKDPDESFSVAEFQADVQELINDVYERGKVPVLVGGTGLYIQATLEDFNFSDEKKDTEVIKRLEKELEEKGKEYMFERLHAVDPQQAVRIHPNNERRLIRALELYETTGRVMSEFHEEQAGESPFRPVMIGLEMDRELLYRRINRRVDQMVEEGLVEEVQRLYKQGLTEAQSMKAIGYKELIPYFRGEYSLARSIELLKRNSRRYAKRQYTYFKNKMEIQWYEIDENNYNDKFETILDDLAGKIG
- the mutL gene encoding DNA mismatch repair endonuclease MutL; its protein translation is MARIRLMPDHLANKIAAGEVVERPASVVKELVENSVDAGATWVKVDLMEAGLQRIRIIDNGAGMEKEDVERAFHRHATSKIMDENDLFHVRTLGFRGEALASIAAVSRLSVQTSTGDQAGTKLEFEGGTLLQQGKSDARQGTDITVEELFFNTPARLKYMKTIHTELGHITDVLNRMALANPEIQFTCTHNEKQIFKTNGRGELLQVVANIYGMNVAKKMVPVEAETADFKVKGYIAKPEVYRASRQYMSTVINGRFIRSIPLNKAILGGYHTLLPIGKSPVVVLNIDMDPILVDVNVHPSKLEVRFSKEKELFELIEDTIRQAFRKQTLIPDVQETKAKPKKEKSHQGSFDLYETRKEEAHRQREAATDHLFESHQEEPPQRNSFNEEQDELVKEMAAYETGIDQPEEDSGSHEKVSAPEKGEYRVPAMYPIGQLHGTYIMAQNEDGLYIVDQHAAQERIKYEFFRDKLTEVDHEVQELLVPMTFDFSKQESLRIEEFREDLEKAGLFFETFGETSYIIRSHPQWFPKGFEQEVIDEMIQQLMNEDRIDILKLREEAAILMSCKRSIKANHYLNQSDMFQLLEDLRKSTDPFTCPHGRPIIVFFSEYEMEKMFKRVM
- the hflX gene encoding GTPase HflX, encoding MSEKELVVLVARKDPEELEDRFQSSLKELQSLTETADGEVAKIITQKRERVHPATYLGEGKLEEIKQEADDSGAELVIFNDELSPGQLRNISEKVGRRVIDRSQLILDIFASRARTKEGKLQVELAQLQYLLPRLAGQGTEMSRLGGGIGTRGPGETKLESDRRHIRRRIDDIKKRLDTVVKQRQQYRKRRKDNRAFQIAIVGYTNAGKSTFFNRVTESQSFEEDLLFATLDPLTRQVSLPSGFQALVSDTVGFIQDLPTTLVAAFRSTLEEVTEADFVLHMVDAAHSDHLQQEKTVLKLLEDLGADHLPVLTVYNKKDLLTEDFIPDAYPSLTVSVHDPIDLKRVLNKIEEVLKEEWHEYDVFVHASEGKRLQQFKSYSMVTSMHFYEEKEGYALHGFIHPAHPLKHQIL